CCTCCGCCGAGGACAGACAGACCCGACCCTCCGCACAAGACACACAGGCCGAGCCCCCCGGCCAAGAGTAACAAGCCGGGCCCTCCACCCAAGACACACAAGCCggacccgccgcccaggggcTTCCCATCAACGGTCAGGTTCACTAGAAGCAACCCGCCGCTGACGAAACCGACCTGCCATCCACCCAGTTCATGTGGCTCCAAATGTCGAGTGAACTGCAACCCCCCGGACAGTGGATGCAAGGGCATATGCGGCTGCATCGGCCCGTTCTGCGATATCAACTTGAAGAACTGTGTCGGTCCGGGATGTGTCGCGTACGGCGGTTCGAGCGGGCCAGATAAAGAAGACTGTCGAAAACACACCACGGTCTCCTTTTGCGAGGTAGGGTGCTCGGTGATGCGATTCGACaggaccacgacgacccATTGCGGCAGGGAAAAGTGCAGCAGGACAATGACGGGCTGTAACACGCGAGGCAGCACcacgacgactacgactacTCTATCCTGCGGTGCTGCGCATCATGTGTACACATACAATCCCAATGCTCCCGCTCCAATGCTTCGCGATGGCTGGTACTCTACCATGACCCGCCCAAGAAGCACGAAAAGGCCGGTATGATCCTCCAGTCTCTCGCCTGACCGCTCCCACATGCAACCACACTGCCTCAGCTCCTGCTGCTAATTGCCTACTGGACATGAAGAACGCAactccgccgccgggcacgcGATGCGAAGGGGACTCGGAGTGCGACAGGTACAAGTGCACCGAGGGCTTGCAGCCGGGCTGCTTggtcaaggccatgggcggctCCAGGGCCGGAACATGTCAGTGCGTGcccaaggaggcggcggcgtcgtcgtcggcgacgccggcgccaccaaaGAAGACGGCAAGTccaccgccggcgaggcgatACTGTGACTCGCGGTCCGATTGCGCCATCTGGACCTGTCGCGATGGGTCGAAGCCCCTGTGCGATACGCGGGCCTCTGGAGACCCGTTTACGAAGTACTGCCGCTGTGGGTGAGGTGTCTGCTCATAGTCATGCTTGGGTTTCTATAATACGGTTCGTAGAAACGTCATGCAAATGCCGTCACGGCACGATCAACTAGAGCAGAATTAGACTTGTATTGTGACTATAGTTTGAACGAGGACTTGGGCTGTAGGTGAGAGTAATATTGCCGACACTCCTACCACTATAGTACTTGGTCGGAATTTCCTCGTATAGTGCTCTAAACGTAGTTTGCGCCGCTTACCGTCCCGTCGCCCCGTTATCAGCTAATGCCCCCCTATGTCTCCTATCCCTTAGTTAATATAGCTACGTACCTAGGCTCGAGGACTAGTGCGCCCGCTATAAGTATAGGATAACATCTAGGATCGACTATATAGTAGTAGCGGTAGATATTTTATTACATAAGGTTAGATATAGGAGCTATAACTAGAGGATCTTAGCGGTAAAAGACGATATAGTATACGAGCTATTAGAACGATGTGCGGTATAAGGAGCTATCTAGAGGTATATTATCTAGCGTAGTTTCCCGCGGCGGTAGAGTCACTCCTATGGAGCCTAGCGAGCTTCTGAGAACTAATGAACTATGACTATCCTAGATGCTGCGCCAGCCGCCCCTCCTCTTGCGCCACAGAGATGCCTGGCTTATTACCGAGGTCGCGCGACCACACCCGCATGGCTCACCCGGCTCATCCAAGGTCGCGCGACTGGCCAGAGCACTAGAGCTACCCTCGCACTTGCAACCAAGTCCCGGCCGAGAGACAACAGCAAAaagcagcccccccccccccccccccgtccccgcaTGCGCCCCAAGGAACCCGCCCCCCCATAAGAGGCGTTCTTAGCCCCTGCTGAAGCGGGCAAGGTGCGAATACCACCTCGGCAACGACATCCGACGACGAAATGAAGAGCTTCCTGATACCGCCCGTcgaccttcttcttccagcGCGTCCGTGTGttcgtgcgcggcggcgggggggcgaggcgccggTTCGCGCGCTCCGCTCGCAGCGTCACACATGCGACCCCCCCAGCCGTGGGCCCGCAGATTGTTACCATGTCCTGCACGTCTTCGCGGTGGCCGACAAAAGGGCGGGCGACTGCATGGTTGAGGAAGGAAGGTCGCCCGGGCCATGAGCGATCGTgacccctcccctcccaccgccccgcgcccggcCGGGGTTTAATGTTCCGTCCTCGTGAGAATGGGGAATGGAGTCTCCGACTGCGGCCTTTGATATgatctacgaagtacgaagtatacaCCGCCGGCTGCGTGCTATGTGACGCTGCGGCAGGTACATGTAGGTAGCCTGTTGCACAGGGTCTCGTCGAGCCGTGACCCTGTCTTGTCCAGTCCGTATATAAAGCCTCGGCCTGCCGTCCCAGTTTGCTTGTTGGTTCGTATACTACTGTCTTGTCTCCTGCAGATATACCGTAGACAACAAACAGGCATCGGCCCGTGCTTGCTAGCTCCCGCTGCCGAACCTTCTACTCTCTTTACTTCTCCCCGGCAGTGTCATTGAGgtccccccttccccttcctcgccgcgtctcagctacctacctaccggCCATGATCGGCACCTTGGTcccgctgctcgtcgcggcagccctggccgccgcctcgcccctcGGCCAGGACATGGTCACGAAGCAGGCGCTGAGAAAGGCCTCCAGCGGCTGGGAGTTCAAggcctccgcgccggcggaccTGACGCTCAACATGCAAATCTCCCTCAAGGAGCAGAACATGGacaagctgcagcagcggctcctGGAGATGAGCAACCCGGAGCACGCCGACTACGGCAAGCACATGTCCAAGGCGGACATTGAGGCCctgacggcgccgtcggcggcccacgtcggcgccgtcaggAAGTGGCTCGAGTCGCAcggcgtgcgggcgggcgacgtcgtgagcggcaccctcgccgtgacgatgtcggcgacgcaggccgaggagctgctcgggGCCAAGTACGGCGTCTACTACCACGCGCAAAAGGGGGTGTACACGGTGCGCACCACGCAGTACAGCCTGCCGCGGGACGTgcacgacgccatcgccatggtcCAGCCGACGACCCTGTTCAGCGACATGAACATGTCCAACGGGCGCACGCGGGTCACGGCCTTGTCCTCCCGTgtggccagcggcggcgtcgcggacggTGCTGACAAGGCCGTGAGCTGCGATCAGGGGCTCACCCCGCCGTGCCTGAGGGATCTCTACAAGATCGAGGGCTACACGCCCCAGGCCAACAAGACGACCATTGGCATCACGGGCTACCTCCATGAGGTGGCCGGCAAGGCGGACCTGCAGTCGTTCCTCCAGCAGTACACCAAGATTCCTTCTGACGCCACGTTTGGCGTGCATCTCATCAACGGTGGCACaaacgacggcaacggcaccggCGAGGCCAACCTCGACACGCAGTGAGTTACCTGGCCCCCCCTCACCATATGTTTTGCTGTGTATACCATATGCCATTATGCCCTGTGACGATAACGAAGTTCCTTCTAACCCCGAGGCCAGATACGCCATGGGCCTGACGTACCCGATCCACAACGACTTCtactcgacggcgggctcgccgccctttATCCCGGACGCGAGCACccccaacaacaccaacgaGCCGTACATAGAGTGGCTCAACTACATGAACGGGCTCGACAAGGTGCCAACGacggtgacgtcgtcgtacgGCGACAACGAGCAGACGGTGCCGCGCGACTACGCCGAGACGGTGTGCAACCAGTTCAtgaagctggcggcgcgcggcgtgaGCGTCCTGGTGAGCtcgggcgacgggggcgtcgcgggcggccagaCGAGCAAGTGCGTGAGCAACGACGGCAAGTGCACGAGGAAGTTTTTGCCCACGTGTGAGTCCTCCAGCAGACATTCATCTGTATTTTTctgccatcatcatgtcATGTATGTGGACTatgtgagagagagagagaggctgacgatggcatcatcatcatcaagtccccgccagctgccccctgggcgtcaccgccgtcggcggcaccaccaagAGCAACCCCGaggtcgcggccggcctctCGTCGGGCGGCTTCTCCGACTACTTCCCCGTCCCGGACTACCAGTCGGCGCAGACCAAGGCGTACATTTCCGGGCTGGGCGACAAGTACGCGGGCTTGTACAACCGTGGGGGCCGCGGCATCcccgacgtggcggcgcaggcggagcgcttcgtcgtcgtcatcggcggcaagAGCCACCTGCTCGCGGGCACGAGCTGCTCCTCACCCACGTTCGCGtcggtggtggcgctgctcaacgacTACCGCGTCGCCGAAGGCCGCGCGCCCCTGGGCTTCCTGAACCCCTGGCTGTACAGCAAGGGCCACGCGGGGCTCAACGACATCACGCAGGGGACGAACCCGGGGTGCGACACGGAGGGCTTCTCGGCGGGCAAGGGCTGGGATCCGGTGACGGGCCTGGGGACGCCCAACTTTGtggagctcaagaagctcgtctAGTGGCGGGTTTGTTGCCTGACGATGGTGAAATAGGGGTTACACCAAATGTGCTTCGTACATATATGCATGTATATGCTGTCTTTGCGAGCATGGGTAGACATGAAGACGGCCTCATCTACATGTACCTAGAAACAACAACGCATAGCGTCAATAAGCACACGTCTCTACCTAGCATTTGATCATGTCGGATCGAGAAGAAGCGGCTACATGTGGGTGCCGCTGCACGTTGAGCGAGACGATGTCGATTCACACAAGTCATGGATGAGATACATTGACATCAGAATCAACGCACAGCCCCATACCTCTAAATTAAGAGCATCACACATCATACATGCAGTTGTACCATTGAGGAGTCTCGCATTCGGCAGCATGTGCTGCTAGCAAGACTCCTCGCGACAAAACTGGCTCCTGCGCTTCAGACGCTTCAGAATAAGGGGAGAAGGAAGACTCGACACACCAGACGCTCCATGAGCAAATGCACTCACCACGGCAAGAACCCATCCAGCCagccgtcatcgtcttcatgttcagcatcagcatcagcatcagcactcatcgtcgcccaccTCCGGATTCACCCTGACGAGCACCTTGCCCCTGGCGTGCCCCTTGGCCAGGTGCGCGTACGCCTCCCTCGCGTCCTCGTACGCCcacgcgcggccgccgcccccgtccccgtccctcacgacgcgcacctcgccgcgggccagcATGCCCACGACGCGCTCCCGGTCGGCCAGCGTCGGGCTCATCATGCTCAcgccgcgccacgcccgccccgcgcccagcagccaccGGCTCGTGGGCCACCACTCGTTGAGCTTCATGGTCCACACGGCGCGCAGGAAGTGCGCCACCGAGAAGCCCGGCGGCTTGATGCCCACCGACGAGTAgttgccgccgggggcgaggtacgccggcgacgccaggTACAGCGCCTGGAAGCCGAGCGTGTCGATGACGGTGTCGAAGAAGGGCGGGGCGCCGGAGAAGCGCGtggcgaggtgggcggcgaggttgtTGACGTCGCCGTGCTGCGTGTAGTCGACGATCTGTTGGTTTTGGTGCGTTAGTTCGTTTGTTGACATGTGAGTCCAGAGCCAGCATGATGATGATCGACCCCCCTGACCTTCAAACTATCATCGTGCCATGGTGTAGGTAGTAGGGGGGGGTTCGCCTtacctcgtcggcgcccaggcTCCGGACCAGCTCCGCGTTCTTGCCGCTGCACACGCCCACTATAtagccctcgtcgccaacgacgcGCCGCACCATCTGCACGACCATGGTGCCGATGCCCCCgctggccgcgacgacgagcacgcggtggccggccgccacgccgctctcgtcgaccatcttggccgccgtcatgcccGTCAGGAGATAtcccgcggcgtcggcgtagCTCACGCCCTCGGGCTTGGGCACGGCGTAGCGCGCGGGGATGgccaccagctcggcgagcgccCCGGTGCCCGTGGCCAGGGCGTGGCTAGCGGgcagcatggcgacggccccgTCGCCCCTTttgaagcgccgccgccgcgtctcctGGCTCTGCGCGTtggttctgctgctgctgtcgccgtcaGGGTGCcagacgtcgacgacctcgcccgACAAGTCCATCTCCGCCGTGCAGGGGTCCTTGCGCAGAAACGCCGGCACGAGCGTCATCTGCCAGAGGGAGCCGACGTTGAGGCCCGCAAAGGCGACGCGCACGAGGATCCATTCctcgggctgcggcgcgtcgcgcgggagcggcagcggcgggggcagggtcggggcggggagggaggcgagggacaggacggacgaggcctcgccgcgggcggacCAGACCCAGGCGCGGGACGTTGATgccgatggtggtggtggtggtggtgccatGAGTGGTGGTGCGGCTTGATGCGACTTGGTGAGATTTGATGAGTCTGGCGATTTGATGTTGGGCTTGAGAAGCGCCGAGCTTCAATTGCGGCAAGGCGGTTTCGCAGAACAGACCCCACCTGACTGACGATGAACGGCCTGGGAGTCGAGGTCCCTGATGTGGTGGTCTGGTTTCAGCCCCGACTCTAGGAGACGGACAGACCATCGATGGTGATGTCTTGGGGGACTGACTGGACTCACTTGAGCTGATGGATCTCTATGCAACAGGTATGGAGATGAATTCTTCAACAGACATAAATACGCAGTACGTGTTTTCAACGGCAGCGCAGACTCAACTACATATATTTACCTCAGCCTCTTTCACGGCCTTTATTTGATGCAACCACCATGTCAACGTGACTCCTCCCAGGCTCCCACTACCACGACGGGCGGCAACGCCTCTTTGAGgaacaggcggcggcccaccGCAGCTGAACATTAAACAGACGTTTAAAGGCAGGCGTCCACCAATCGTGGCTGGCCAACCGCGCCTCGTGCGCGGGAAGGGACCGGACACGAtggagccagccagccagccagccagcagagCCGCGGTCCGGGGATTGGGTTCTGGAACGCCTCGTATTCTGCCCCGTGGCGTTTCGACAATGTGTCCTTGGGACCGTCGACGGGGCAGTTGGTTGAGCCGCTTGGATGATGACTGTATTGGTCAATGTCCAATGTTCGACTGAATGCATCAATCTCCAATGCATGTATACGAAGGAGACGAAATGGGCAGATGCGTCGCCGCAAACTACAAAAGGTGGAATGAGTCTCAAAAGACCCTGGACAAGTTTGGGCATGTCTCAATCTGTCGGGCAAGGGTTGGCACACTTGATGCAGGCAGTTGAAGCCTGCGCCCGACGATCCGGAGCGGGCCGGCAGGCCCAAGTCGGTCCGGCCTACCCTGTATTGATAAATTCCGTAGCAAGCGAGGTTTAACGTGGAACGGCATGGGGATGCTGACGCCTACAGTGTCGGCTCGTGCGATGATTCAAGGCCATTTCTTCATAGCCCGCAAGTTGTCTATTATTCTTTGTTACCCGTCTTGTCATCAACGTGATATGCTGGAAGGGTCGTGAGTGTATTTATTCGATGCCTCGTCGTGTATGTCTTAGACGTACTCTGTCATGGAGCGAGCATCTGATGCCTACGTTCTCAGGCTCTTGGCCATTAACGCCGGCAGATGTCAAGGGAAAAACTCCCCCCAAGCGATAAATCGATCATGGCCAGAGAAAAGTGCCATGCCCCAACATGAATGCTCACTCACCTACTCACTCCAGCGAGTCCCAAGTCCGTCCGACCCGGACTTTTGGGCGCGATTCATTCATTCGCTCCGAGCCCCCTGCCACCCGGACTCTGGCAAGCGGCTCGGCGCCCCGGTTTTTAGACACGttcggggcggcggtgccaaGAATAATACGCGATAACCTTATGAGCCTGTCCCCGCAATGATGTCTGGTCTGCCCTGGCGCCAGGCGCCGGTTCCTTTCCTGCGAATGGTGAATTGTCGCCCGAcctcgtggtggtggcccgcTCGAAACGTACCGAGTACATGTACTTTGTATATTGTATGTACGTGCTGCGTAGATGGGGAAGGAGACTGACGAGCTCGCTCTCGGTGAgggacgcccgcccgtgAACATCCTGGCTGGCCGTCTGTCTACGTATATACagcatgtacgaagtatgtgGTCGTATGAACTCGAATCCTTCGTGTCCACATGATGCTTGGCGCTACAGACGAGCACGCGTCGCGGCCTTCAACGGCCAGGCTGCCGGACATGGACGCTGGGACCGACGAGTCGTGGTGCGGAGACTAGAGTGGCAACACGGACTCTTTAGGTTCACAGTTATCCCCATcctccgcctgcccgccaccaTCTGTGCCATTTGTTGATCCCATCCCAtcagctcctcctcgcgggAGCGCCGTCAACCCGCCAAGACCGCGAGGGCTTCGGCGGAGCAAGGAAGACAAAGAAAAATGCGG
The genomic region above belongs to Purpureocillium takamizusanense chromosome 5, complete sequence and contains:
- a CDS encoding Tripeptidyl-peptidase I (SECRETED:SignalP(1-17~SECRETED:cutsite=AAA-SP~SECRETED:prob=0.6423)~MEROPS:MER0078639~COG:O~EggNog:ENOG503NY9U) — protein: MIGTLVPLLVAAALAAASPLGQDMVTKQALRKASSGWEFKASAPADLTLNMQISLKEQNMDKLQQRLLEMSNPEHADYGKHMSKADIEALTAPSAAHVGAVRKWLESHGVRAGDVVSGTLAVTMSATQAEELLGAKYGVYYHAQKGVYTVRTTQYSLPRDVHDAIAMVQPTTLFSDMNMSNGRTRVTALSSRVASGGVADGADKAVSCDQGLTPPCLRDLYKIEGYTPQANKTTIGITGYLHEVAGKADLQSFLQQYTKIPSDATFGVHLINGGTNDGNGTGEANLDTQYAMGLTYPIHNDFYSTAGSPPFIPDASTPNNTNEPYIEWLNYMNGLDKVPTTVTSSYGDNEQTVPRDYAETVCNQFMKLAARGVSVLVSSGDGGVAGGQTSKCVSNDGKCTRKFLPTFPASCPLGVTAVGGTTKSNPEVAAGLSSGGFSDYFPVPDYQSAQTKAYISGLGDKYAGLYNRGGRGIPDVAAQAERFVVVIGGKSHLLAGTSCSSPTFASVVALLNDYRVAEGRAPLGFLNPWLYSKGHAGLNDITQGTNPGCDTEGFSAGKGWDPVTGLGTPNFVELKKLV
- the YIM1 gene encoding 2-methylene-furan-3-one reductase (EggNog:ENOG503P056~COG:C), which gives rise to MAPPPPPPSASTSRAWVWSARGEASSVLSLASLPAPTLPPPLPLPRDAPQPEEWILVRVAFAGLNVGSLWQMTLVPAFLRKDPCTAEMDLSGEVVDVWHPDGDSSSRTNAQSQETRRRRFKRGDGAVAMLPASHALATGTGALAELVAIPARYAVPKPEGVSYADAAGYLLTGMTAAKMVDESGVAAGHRVLVVAASGGIGTMVVQMVRRVVGDEGYIVGVCSGKNAELVRSLGADEIVDYTQHGDVNNLAAHLATRFSGAPPFFDTVIDTLGFQALYLASPAYLAPGGNYSSVGIKPPGFSVAHFLRAVWTMKLNEWWPTSRWLLGAGRAWRGVSMMSPTLADRERVVGMLARGEVRVVRDGDGGGGRAWAYEDAREAYAHLAKGHARGKVLVRVNPEVGDDEC